The following nucleotide sequence is from Mesobacillus jeotgali.
TGTTCAGGGAGGTCTTGCGTATCTGGCTTATTCAGAATTGGCCGCAGCTGTATCGAATGCAGGAGGACTGGGTCAAATAACAGCAATGTCTCTCCCGGACCCTGAGGCATTAAGACAAGAAATACATAAAGTCAGAATGCTGACTGACAAGCCATTCGGAGTTAATTTTGCCATCGGGCAGCATGGAAGGCCGTTTTCTCATTTTCTGGCTGTTGCTATAGAAGAAAATGTTCCTGTTATTTCGATGACAGGGGGAAACCCTGCACCGATTTTTGATCAGTTAAAAGGGACCGACATTAAAAAACTCGTCCTTGTAGCAGCGAAAAGGCAGGCGCAGAAAGCGGAGGAGCTAGGTGCAGATGCAGTGATGGTTGTTGGCCAGGAAGGCGGTGGACATTTAGGCAAGAGTGATATAGGAACGATGGTGCTTATTCCATCTGTAGTAGATGCAGTGAGCATACCTGTTATCGCTTCAGGTGGAATTGGTGATGGGAGAGGCCTGATGGCAGCGTTGAGTCTTGGAGCACAAGGGATAGAAATGGGTACACGCTTCATCGCTACCAAAGAATGCGTACATGCAAACGAGCTGTACAAGCAGAAGCTTGTTGAAGGCACCGAAAATGACACCACAGTAATTAAAAGGACGCTTGGGATGCCAGCAAGGGCGATTGCTGGCCCATTGACGGAAAAAATCCTCGAAATAGAGAAACAAGGCGGGGGTTATGAAGTATTAAAAGAGTTGATCAGCGGGAGTGCAAACCGTAAGTATATATATGAAGGTGATGAGGAA
It contains:
- a CDS encoding NAD(P)H-dependent flavin oxidoreductase, whose protein sequence is MNWNTDVTHLLGIQYPIVQGGLAYLAYSELAAAVSNAGGLGQITAMSLPDPEALRQEIHKVRMLTDKPFGVNFAIGQHGRPFSHFLAVAIEENVPVISMTGGNPAPIFDQLKGTDIKKLVLVAAKRQAQKAEELGADAVMVVGQEGGGHLGKSDIGTMVLIPSVVDAVSIPVIASGGIGDGRGLMAALSLGAQGIEMGTRFIATKECVHANELYKQKLVEGTENDTTVIKRTLGMPARAIAGPLTEKILEIEKQGGGYEVLKELISGSANRKYIYEGDEENGFGWAGQVMGLIKDSPSVAELFDRIIKEAEEIRTIWSK